AGGTTCTGGAGCCTCTCTCTCCGCTGAACAAACCGGACAATACCGGACAGTAAGCAGACAAGTCCCACAAATTCAATGATTTGTGGGACTTTTTTATCCCCTTGTGTCTGCCTTAAAGTACACCTTTTCGCCCCTAAAAGACAAAGTTCGTAACCTAACTCGTACCCCCGACAAACAAAAACGGAAAGGGGGTACAGATTGTCCGAAATTGGCGAAGTCCTGTCGCTATTTGGCTTGCCTGCATAGAACTCATTTTTAGAGAATTACAATAGTTTTGCAACTTAAAAAGTGAGTTATGAAATCGACATTCAACATTTGCTTTTACGCAAAGAAAGACAAGCAGAAAGCCAACGGTGCGTACCCCCTTTTCGCCCGTATTACAGTGGACGGCGTGGCGAGCCGTTTTAACACTAAACTGGACGTGCTGCCCTCTATTTGGGACGGTAAAATGGGCAAGGCTACCGGACGTACTTCGGAAGCCAGCCGCATAAACCGTATGCTGGATGATATAAACGCATCACTGAATACCATTTACCACGAAATGCAGCGGCGTGACAACTACGTGACCGCCGAGAAAGTGAAGAACGAGTTTTTAGGTCATAGTGAGAGCCACGAAACAATCCTTACCCTGTTCCAAAAGCACAATGACGATGTAAAGCAGTTGGTCGGCATATCCAAGACGATAGCGACCTACCGTAAGTATGAAGTCACCCGCCGCCACCTTGCCGAGTTCATTCAAAGCAAGTACAACGTATCGGACATATCCATTAAGGAGATTACCCCGATGTTCATTACCGATTTTGAGTTATACTTGCGTACCGCCTGCAAGTGCGGTTACAACACCACCGCCAAGTTCATGCAGTTCTTCAAGCGCATTATCATCATTGCCCGCAACAACGGCATACTGGTGAACGACCCGTTCGCCAATTATAAAATCCGGCTGGAAAAAGTGGACAGAGGTTATCTGACAGAGGACGAGATAACAATCATCCTTAAAAAGAAAATGGTTTCCGAACGGCTGGAACACGTCAGGGACTTGTTCATCTTTGCCTGCTTCACCGGGCTTGCCTATATAGATGTAGCCGGGCTTACGCAAGATAATATCCGCAAATCCTTTGACGGCAACCTTTGGATAATGACAAAGCGGCAAAAGACGAATACGGACGTTAATGTTCCCCTGTTGGATATTCCCAAGATGATTTTGAAGAAGTACAAGGGCAAGTTACCGAATGGCAAGATACTTCCCATAATCAGCAATCAGAAGCTAAATGCCTACTTGAAAGAGATTGCCGATGTATGCGGAATTAAAAAGAACCTGACATTCCACCTTGCCCGTCACACGTTCGCAACGACTACCACACTATCAAAGGGCGTACCCATTGAAACGGTTTCCAAGATGCTGGGACACACCAATATCGAAACGACACAAATTTATGCCCGCATCACTAACAGCAAGATAGGCAGCGATATGCAGGGGCTTGACAAGAAGTTTGTCGGCATCGAGAAAATTTACAAGGAAGTCGCCATGTAATCTTGATTATTGGGAACTGGTCACAATTTGTGACCAGTCCTCACTATTATTCCAACATTACTTAATTCCCTAAAATATACGATTATGGATTTACAGATTATCCAAAACAAGATTTTTGAAGTCAGAGGTTGCCGGGTGATGCTCGATTATCATTTGGCAGAACTCTACCAAGTGGAAACACGAGCCTTGAAGCAGGCGGTCAAGCGCAATATCGAGCGTTTTCCAAGTGATTTTATGTTTGTTCTCACCCAAGAGGAAGCTAACTTGCTGTTATCCATAGGGGTGTCACAAAATGTGATACCCCCAGCTTACAACTTCGGCGTTGCTATGCCTATGGCTTTCACCGAACAGGGCGTAGCCATGCTTTCTTCGGTTCTCCGCTCCAAAGTAGCCATAGAAGTAAACATTTCAATCATGCGGGCTTTTGTCCTCATGCGCCAAATGGCAATCGATTACGAGGAACTGTTAAAGCGCATCGAGGAACTGGAGGTAAGCACCGATGCGCAGTTCAACGAACTGTACCAAGCCCTTACCCAGCTTTTGAGCCAGTCGAAACAACAGAAAGAACGCCGTCCGGTAGGTTTCGTTACCTATAACCGTGACAAAAACGAATAGGTAACGATTTCGGTAACGAAATTCCGCCTAACAAACTATATCCCAGTATTGTACATTCTTCCACCTTGCGGGCAGTCCACCGACTACCCGCATTTTTTATATCCTTTTCCAACTGGCACATTCCCCGAAACGCCAGCCGTGCGTGGCATGGCTGACTGTATTTCGTGAAAAGAGCCGTTGGAAACCCGCACAAGCGTACCGCAAGATGAACTTGCCATACCCTTGCCTTTCCCGCCCGCATGGAGTGTTCCCTAAAGGATGAAAGGGAACAAGCACTTTTCCCCTGTTTCCCTATCTGTAAATCTTCCTCATTATGCAGTCCCCCAGCCGGGACAGTCGTTTTTATCATTTCAATAGGCAAAGGTAGTTACGTGTTCTTCACGATTTTGCAAGGTCGAGCCGTTCCGGTTTGGCGAAAAAATCTTCCCTGCCTTGCGAGGTATTTTTTGTCCAAAACCTTGCAAACTCTAAACACTACCCTTTTGAGCCTATGTGAAACGAAAACGACCGACCCGACCGGAAGACGCATAAAAAAAAAGTCGGATTTACGGGAAACAGGAAAAAAGTTCAGTGAAACTTCAACTCCCTCACCTCTCGAATCCGCATAAAATCAAAAACTTAAAAATTATAGCAATATGGAAGCAAAGGTATTATCGGAAGCAAAAGTTTATGTAGGTACTTACGGCAAGTATAACAACGGTTCATTGTCCGGCGCATGGCTCGACCTTTCGGATTATTCGGACAAGGAAGAGTTTTACGAAGCCTGCCGGGAACTTCACAAGGACGAGGAAGATGCGGAATATATGTTTCAGGACTGGGAGAACGTGCCGGAGGGCTTAATCGGCGAAAGCTGGATTTCTGAAAATTTCTTTTCCCTGCGTGATGCGGTGGAGGATTTGGGCGACACCGAGCAGGAAGCCTTTTTCGTGTGGTGCAACTACAAGAGCCACGATTTGAGCGAAGAAGATGCGGACGATTTGATAAAAGCCTTTCAAGACGAGTATATAGGACAATATGACGATGAAGAAACCTTTGCCACGCAAATAGTCGCCGAGTGCTACGAACTGCCCGACTTCGCCGAAACATACTTTGATTACCAAAGGTTTGCCCGTGACCTGTTTATGTGCGATTACTGGTTTGATGACGGTTTTGTGTTCCGTGCGGCATAATCAAATACCAATCCGGGCGGGGTGTCAAAGCCCTGCCCGCTAAAACAACCAAGCTATGAAACGGAAAAGCATTTATAAAATCCTTTGGCGGGTGTTGCTGCTCTGCCTTGCATGGCGGTTCACCAGTGTAGCCGGAACAGGCACGGCGATAACGGCGTATATCGTATTTCGTGCCGCCTGTTTCCTGCTCCGTGTCTGCCTTTCAGCCGTTTATGCGCTGGGCGTGGCTCTGCTTTTCCTGTCGTTGCTTTTCTTACTGATATTATAACCATAAAAAATAGAACATCATGCAGTCACTTAACAAAAACGGGGTAAGCATTACCCAAACACCGGGAGAAGAAAAATACGTCAAATGCTGTTTAGCGGCTTTCAGGGGACAGATTTATTTTCAATATGACTACCGCCACACGGACGGCGAACTTTTCAGCACGGTAGCCAAAACGCTGGACGAGTGCCGCCGCAGGCGTGACGAGTGGATAGCGAAGAAATAACAGAGTAATAAGTAAATTTTAGGGATATGAAAACGACAGAAGTAAACAAAGAGTGGAAAATTTAAAGTCGATTGACCCACTATTATACTCTAAATTGACCCATCAAAAAAATATTAGATTTAAATAAAGAAAAATGCATTTTAACCCGGGTCATTTTCAATTATAATAATCTACAATATATACTATTTCTTTTTAGCATTAATCTTTCTTACAGAATCCCCGGTAAGTTCAATCTTGTGTGCTGTATGTACAATTCTGTCCAGGATTGCGTCAGCTACTGTAGGATCACCAATTGCATCATACCGGCTTTCGACAGGAAGTTGTGATGTTATTATGATTGATTTTAATCCGTGTCTGTCTTCTATTATTTCCATAAGGATTGACCTTTCCCTGGCATCCAGTCCTATAAGAAACAGATCGTCAAGAATCAGCAGTTGACACTTTTCTATTTTTTTCATCTCAGATTCTATAGTGCCCTTGTTTTTGGCAATTTTAAGCTGTCCCATAAGCTTTGACGCATTTGAATACAAAGTCTTTATTCCATTCTTACATGCCTCATATCCTATGGCTGAAGCTATATAGCTTTTACCTGTACCGGAGCTTCCCGTGATGAAAACATTCTGTCCGTCTCTTATAAAATCAAGAGATGCAAGTCTCTCAAGCTGGTTACGGTCAAGGTTACGTTTTATGGTATAGTCTATTTTTTCCATATATGCCTTATATCTGAAGTTTGCAGACTTTATCAGTCTCTCAATGCTTACATTGCGTCTGTAATCATATTCGCTTTCAAGAAGCCATTTAAGAAACTCATCGTTTGTCATACCATCAGAGGATGTGGTCCTGCAGTCATTTCTATATGTTTCAAGCATACCGTAAAAACGTAACTTGGAGAGTAGTTCCATTATTCTGTCCATATTTTTTCCGACAGTTCTGCTTGTTTTATTATTACTTGTCATTTTTATCCATGTTTTTAGAGTTAAAATAATCCTTGCCTCTGAGATTTCTGTGTTTGGGGGTAAGTTCTGGAGCCTGTCCCTCCATCTGTACATGATACTTCTCATCTTCCCTGTTTACCAGAATACTTTCAAGTTCGTTGTATCCGAACATACCGAATTCCATTGCCACCTGACATGAAAGAACCACCCTGTCATGTCCGAAACGCTCCACAAGACTTAATATGCCATCGGCTGAACGTACGGCCTGGACCGGATATTTCTTGGCAACGGCCACACGCTTTATGTACTCTTCCAATACCGGATCAATTCCACATGCCTTGCGGTATATATCATCCATTCTGATTCTGTATTCATGTGGCACTCCCGAAAGTTTGTGGGACGGTTTTTCTGAATAAGTGAAAGGTGTATCATCCTTTCGATGTGTCGTTATGTGTCTGAACTTATGATATATCTCCACTGTGTCCCCATCATACAGTAATTCTACAGTATCGCCGATATACTCTTTAGGAACACTGTAATAGTGATTGTTAAGCGATACATAACTGTTTCTCATGACAGTTGCCGTTTTCCGGCTTTTTGATATAAATTTTGTTGCCGGCAATGTATGCAGCCTGTCTTTCTCGACTTCGAGGAAACGTTCCCGACGGCTGTAGTTGCGATTGTACATCTTTCGGCTGTTCAACGCATCCGTATGCTTCATTATTTCTATGTTCAAGGCTTCAAGATCATTGAATTTCAATCCCGTCATCTTTGAATACACCTCCCTGTAGAGCAGTCTTACAGCATTCTCAACCAGAGCTTTGTCTTTAGGCTTTCGTACTCTTGCCGGGAAGACAACACATCCATAATGGTCTGCAAATGCAGCAAAGTCGTCATTGATTACAGGTTCAACACCTCCAGGCTTTGTTACGGCTGATCTCAGGTTGTCTGGAACTATGGCATTGGGGACACCTCCAAAATAATGGAAAGCATTTTCACATGCCTGGATAAGGTGTTCTTTCTTTTGTGATGGTACAGCCTCGTAATAGGTAATCTGGCTGCATGGAAGTATGGCGGCAAATACTTCTACGGGAACCTTATTGCCTGTTCTTTCGTATGAGAGATAAAGTTTGTCACCGGCAAAATCCACATACATCTGATCACCGGCTATATGATCTATGCGTCCAACAGGAATCTTTACTTCCCTTTCTCGTCTGATATACAAACAAAAAGAACAGTAGCTGTAACCTTGTGGACGATTTTTAAGATATTCCTCATACAAGGACCTTCTTGTTGTCCCACGGACCTTAAGTCGTTTCATGTAATCAGGTATACGTTCTTGAAGATACTTATACTCTGCAGATCCAGACGATTCTTTGTCAGTCTCCGTACCGAAAAGCTCATGCAGATGCTGCTCGTCCATTTTCAACAGACGCTCAAGTTCTATACCCATATCTTCGTATATACGGATATAACGTTTGACTGTATTACGTGAAACAAGGAGAGAAGAACTGATACCGCGGATACTCATTCCTGACTGATAACACCGCAGTATGTGCTTGATTCTTATTTTCATTCTTTAAAATTTTATTCGGTTAATAATACCGGGTTAAAATGCTTTGTAAAGTACGAAAACAAGACTGAAATATGGTAATTATATAGGGGCAATTTTTATTATAATCACAGCGGATCAGTTTCGGTTATAAAGGTGGGTCAGAAGACTTTTATAATAGTGGGTCAATCGACTTTAAATTTTCCATTCAGCATTATATTCGTGGGAATAAACGTGTACTGGTTCTGTTACTCCACCCTGAAAGAATGGGGAGTGACCTTTGAAGTGATAGACAAGATACTGTGGAACTTCCAGCGCACCACCGGGCTGTTCTCGTCCGTCCTTTGGACGAAACTTTTTGCGGTGGTGTTCCTCGCCCTGTCGTGCATCGGCACTAAGGG
The Bacteroides caecimuris DNA segment above includes these coding regions:
- the istA gene encoding IS21 family transposase is translated as MKIRIKHILRCYQSGMSIRGISSSLLVSRNTVKRYIRIYEDMGIELERLLKMDEQHLHELFGTETDKESSGSAEYKYLQERIPDYMKRLKVRGTTRRSLYEEYLKNRPQGYSYCSFCLYIRREREVKIPVGRIDHIAGDQMYVDFAGDKLYLSYERTGNKVPVEVFAAILPCSQITYYEAVPSQKKEHLIQACENAFHYFGGVPNAIVPDNLRSAVTKPGGVEPVINDDFAAFADHYGCVVFPARVRKPKDKALVENAVRLLYREVYSKMTGLKFNDLEALNIEIMKHTDALNSRKMYNRNYSRRERFLEVEKDRLHTLPATKFISKSRKTATVMRNSYVSLNNHYYSVPKEYIGDTVELLYDGDTVEIYHKFRHITTHRKDDTPFTYSEKPSHKLSGVPHEYRIRMDDIYRKACGIDPVLEEYIKRVAVAKKYPVQAVRSADGILSLVERFGHDRVVLSCQVAMEFGMFGYNELESILVNREDEKYHVQMEGQAPELTPKHRNLRGKDYFNSKNMDKNDK
- a CDS encoding antirestriction protein ArdA, producing MEAKVLSEAKVYVGTYGKYNNGSLSGAWLDLSDYSDKEEFYEACRELHKDEEDAEYMFQDWENVPEGLIGESWISENFFSLRDAVEDLGDTEQEAFFVWCNYKSHDLSEEDADDLIKAFQDEYIGQYDDEETFATQIVAECYELPDFAETYFDYQRFARDLFMCDYWFDDGFVFRAA
- the istB gene encoding IS21-like element helper ATPase IstB, coding for MTSNNKTSRTVGKNMDRIMELLSKLRFYGMLETYRNDCRTTSSDGMTNDEFLKWLLESEYDYRRNVSIERLIKSANFRYKAYMEKIDYTIKRNLDRNQLERLASLDFIRDGQNVFITGSSGTGKSYIASAIGYEACKNGIKTLYSNASKLMGQLKIAKNKGTIESEMKKIEKCQLLILDDLFLIGLDARERSILMEIIEDRHGLKSIIITSQLPVESRYDAIGDPTVADAILDRIVHTAHKIELTGDSVRKINAKKK
- a CDS encoding ORF6N domain-containing protein is translated as MDLQIIQNKIFEVRGCRVMLDYHLAELYQVETRALKQAVKRNIERFPSDFMFVLTQEEANLLLSIGVSQNVIPPAYNFGVAMPMAFTEQGVAMLSSVLRSKVAIEVNISIMRAFVLMRQMAIDYEELLKRIEELEVSTDAQFNELYQALTQLLSQSKQQKERRPVGFVTYNRDKNE
- a CDS encoding DUF3873 domain-containing protein, giving the protein MQSLNKNGVSITQTPGEEKYVKCCLAAFRGQIYFQYDYRHTDGELFSTVAKTLDECRRRRDEWIAKK
- a CDS encoding site-specific integrase, which gives rise to MKSTFNICFYAKKDKQKANGAYPLFARITVDGVASRFNTKLDVLPSIWDGKMGKATGRTSEASRINRMLDDINASLNTIYHEMQRRDNYVTAEKVKNEFLGHSESHETILTLFQKHNDDVKQLVGISKTIATYRKYEVTRRHLAEFIQSKYNVSDISIKEITPMFITDFELYLRTACKCGYNTTAKFMQFFKRIIIIARNNGILVNDPFANYKIRLEKVDRGYLTEDEITIILKKKMVSERLEHVRDLFIFACFTGLAYIDVAGLTQDNIRKSFDGNLWIMTKRQKTNTDVNVPLLDIPKMILKKYKGKLPNGKILPIISNQKLNAYLKEIADVCGIKKNLTFHLARHTFATTTTLSKGVPIETVSKMLGHTNIETTQIYARITNSKIGSDMQGLDKKFVGIEKIYKEVAM